In Chlorogloeopsis sp. ULAP01, the following proteins share a genomic window:
- the tatC gene encoding twin-arginine translocase subunit TatC, translated as MTPSQEVDTATAPDLDLEKYDQPESNRLDELPGEVEMSLFEHLEELRQRIFYALIAVAIGVIGCFIAVKPIVQLLEVPAQGVKFLQLAPGEYFFVSLKVAGYSGLLVSSPFVLYQIIQFVLPGLTRRERRLLAPIVLGSSVLFAAGLAFAYYLLIPAALKFFISYGADVVEQLWSIDKYFEFVLLLLFSTGLAFQIPVIQLLLGALGIVSSETMLSGWRYVTLGAVILGAVLTPSVDPLTQTLLAGAVLGLYFGGIGLVKLVGK; from the coding sequence ATGACGCCTTCACAAGAAGTAGACACTGCAACTGCTCCCGATCTTGACCTCGAAAAATACGATCAACCAGAAAGCAATCGTCTGGATGAGTTACCGGGCGAGGTCGAAATGAGCCTTTTTGAACACCTAGAGGAGTTACGGCAGCGGATTTTTTATGCGCTAATCGCCGTTGCAATCGGCGTTATCGGTTGCTTTATCGCTGTCAAGCCGATTGTTCAGTTGCTGGAAGTACCAGCCCAAGGAGTAAAATTTCTCCAACTTGCACCAGGAGAATACTTCTTTGTCTCTTTAAAAGTAGCTGGTTACAGTGGCTTGCTTGTTTCCAGTCCTTTCGTGCTTTACCAAATTATTCAATTTGTTCTGCCAGGATTAACTCGTCGAGAACGGCGCTTGCTAGCCCCGATTGTTTTGGGATCGAGTGTATTGTTTGCAGCAGGATTGGCTTTTGCCTACTATCTGTTAATTCCAGCTGCTTTAAAATTCTTTATCAGCTACGGTGCAGATGTTGTAGAACAGTTGTGGTCAATTGATAAATATTTTGAATTTGTTTTGCTGTTACTATTCAGTACAGGTTTAGCATTCCAAATACCAGTGATCCAGCTTTTATTAGGTGCTTTGGGAATAGTCTCTTCAGAAACAATGCTTTCTGGCTGGCGTTACGTGACTTTAGGGGCAGTTATTTTGGGTGCAGTCCTTACACCTTCTGTTGACCCCCTGACTCAAACTCTTCTAGCTGGAGCCGTTTTAGGGCTTTACTTTGGCGGTATTGGTTTAGTTAAGCTTGTTGGTAAATAA
- a CDS encoding FAD-dependent monooxygenase, with protein MTQVVIVGAGPTGATLALLLVQRGISVKLIEASRNFRRVFRGEGLMPSGLDALEQMGLLSVVERIPHRSLDAWEFLIDGRSLFRVDEPIEPGGKPCTLVSQPALLEALIDEASSYPNFEFLQGVTVQDLLWSEQRVCGVKLGDERSFDAELVVGADGRNSIVRQRANLSIEQQSQSFDILWFKLADSPRFEAENVFYSILHSRHGFGLFRSSEGNLQLGWALHEDDSIDWKQVDWSKMLAEASPPWLAEHLRQNAQTIERPVLLSVVVGRCRRWYAPGLLLIGDAAHPMSPIRAQGINMALRDVIVAANHLVPLLHEESGHVTIDEALPQIQAEREPEIIRAQQLQSQEAAQAQLLSKSALVRWAARQLAPLIRKGVRQSWLQRQRELRQGVTQVQLTV; from the coding sequence GTTTTTCGTGGTGAAGGGTTAATGCCTAGCGGGCTGGATGCTCTTGAGCAGATGGGATTGTTGTCTGTAGTAGAACGCATCCCCCATCGCTCCTTGGATGCCTGGGAATTTCTCATTGATGGGCGATCGCTATTTAGAGTTGATGAGCCTATAGAACCTGGTGGTAAACCATGCACTCTCGTTTCTCAGCCAGCCTTGCTCGAAGCATTGATTGACGAGGCAAGCAGTTATCCAAATTTTGAGTTTTTACAGGGTGTGACTGTACAGGATTTACTGTGGAGCGAACAACGGGTTTGTGGGGTGAAACTAGGCGATGAACGCTCTTTTGACGCCGAACTAGTTGTTGGAGCAGATGGCCGTAATTCCATTGTGCGGCAGCGAGCAAACTTGTCCATAGAGCAACAGTCTCAAAGCTTTGATATTCTTTGGTTTAAATTAGCGGATAGCCCACGTTTTGAAGCTGAAAATGTCTTTTATTCTATCTTGCACAGTCGCCACGGATTTGGGTTGTTTCGTTCTTCAGAAGGAAATCTCCAGTTAGGTTGGGCGCTCCATGAAGATGATTCTATTGACTGGAAACAAGTCGATTGGTCAAAGATGCTTGCAGAAGCATCACCTCCGTGGTTAGCAGAACATTTGCGGCAAAATGCACAAACCATCGAGCGACCAGTTTTATTATCCGTTGTAGTTGGGCGCTGTCGGCGTTGGTATGCACCAGGTTTACTGCTTATAGGCGATGCTGCTCACCCCATGTCACCAATCCGTGCTCAAGGCATCAATATGGCTTTACGAGATGTCATTGTTGCCGCAAATCATTTGGTTCCCCTATTGCATGAGGAATCGGGACACGTGACAATTGATGAGGCATTGCCACAGATTCAAGCCGAACGGGAGCCAGAAATTATTCGAGCACAGCAACTTCAAAGCCAAGAAGCGGCTCAGGCTCAATTACTAAGTAAAAGCGCACTTGTACGATGGGCAGCACGTCAGCTAGCTCCCTTAATCCGTAAGGGTGTTCGACAGTCTTGGCTGCAACGACAGCGAGAATTGCGCCAAGGGGTGACACAGGTACAATTAACTGTTTAA